From a region of the Mycobacterium intracellulare ATCC 13950 genome:
- a CDS encoding glutamate synthase subunit beta: protein MADPSGFLKYTHRELPKRRPVPLRLRDWREVYEDFDNETLREQATRCMDCGIPFCHNGCPLGNLIPEWNDLVRRDQWQAAIERLHATNNFPDFTGRLCPAPCEPACVLGINQDPVTIKQIELEIIDKAFDEGWVRPLPPEKLTGKKVAVVGSGPAGLAAAQQLTRAGHSVTVFERADRIGGLLRYGIPEFKMEKRVLDRRLDQMRAEGTEFRAGVNVGVDISAEQLRSDFDAVVLAGGATAWRDLPVPGRELDGIHQAMEFLPWGNRQALGDLGEGEVDADGQPPLTAKGKKVIIIGGGDTGADCLGTVHRQGATEVHQFEIMPRPPETRAPSTPWPTYPLMYRVSAAHEEGGERVFSVNTEQFVGRDGRVTALKAHEVTMEGGKFVKVDGSDFELEADLVLLAMGFVGPEKEGLLTELGVKLTERGNVARGADFETSVPGVFVAGDMGRGQSLIVWAIAEGRAAAAAADRFMMGSTALPAPIKPTAVPLQ from the coding sequence ATGGCTGATCCGAGCGGCTTCCTGAAATACACGCACCGGGAATTGCCGAAGCGCCGGCCGGTCCCGCTGCGGTTGCGCGACTGGCGCGAGGTCTACGAGGATTTCGACAACGAGACCCTGCGCGAGCAGGCGACCCGCTGCATGGACTGCGGTATTCCGTTCTGTCACAACGGTTGTCCGCTGGGCAACCTGATTCCGGAGTGGAATGACCTGGTCCGCAGGGACCAGTGGCAGGCCGCGATCGAACGGCTGCACGCCACCAACAACTTCCCGGACTTCACCGGCCGGCTGTGCCCGGCGCCGTGTGAGCCGGCCTGTGTGCTCGGCATCAACCAGGATCCGGTGACGATCAAGCAGATCGAGCTGGAGATCATCGACAAGGCCTTCGACGAGGGCTGGGTGCGGCCGCTTCCGCCGGAAAAGCTGACCGGGAAAAAGGTCGCCGTGGTCGGTTCCGGACCCGCGGGCCTGGCCGCCGCTCAGCAGCTGACCCGCGCCGGCCACAGCGTCACCGTCTTCGAGCGGGCCGACCGCATCGGCGGCTTGCTGCGCTACGGCATCCCGGAATTCAAGATGGAAAAGCGCGTGCTCGACCGCCGGTTGGACCAGATGCGCGCCGAGGGAACCGAGTTCCGGGCGGGCGTCAACGTCGGGGTCGACATCAGCGCCGAGCAGCTGCGCTCCGACTTCGACGCGGTGGTGCTGGCCGGCGGTGCGACCGCCTGGCGCGATCTGCCCGTTCCCGGCCGGGAATTGGACGGCATCCACCAGGCGATGGAATTCCTGCCCTGGGGCAACCGGCAAGCGTTGGGTGATCTGGGCGAAGGCGAGGTGGACGCCGACGGGCAACCGCCGCTCACCGCCAAAGGCAAGAAGGTCATCATCATCGGCGGCGGCGACACCGGCGCCGACTGCCTGGGCACCGTGCACCGGCAGGGCGCCACCGAGGTGCACCAGTTCGAGATCATGCCGCGCCCACCGGAGACGCGCGCCCCGTCCACCCCGTGGCCGACCTACCCGCTGATGTACCGGGTCTCCGCGGCGCACGAAGAGGGCGGCGAGCGGGTGTTCTCCGTCAACACCGAGCAGTTCGTCGGCCGGGACGGTCGCGTCACGGCGCTCAAGGCGCACGAGGTCACCATGGAGGGCGGCAAGTTCGTCAAGGTCGACGGCTCCGATTTCGAACTCGAGGCCGACCTGGTGTTGCTGGCGATGGGATTCGTCGGACCCGAGAAGGAGGGCCTGCTCACCGAGCTCGGAGTCAAGCTCACCGAGCGCGGCAACGTCGCGCGCGGCGCCGACTTCGAGACGTCGGTTCCGGGCGTCTTCGTAGCCGGGGACATGGGTCGCGGCCAGTCATTGATCGTTTGGGCGATTGCTGAGGGCAGGGCGGCCGCCGCGGCGGCGGACCGGTTCATGATGGGTTCCACCGCGCTGCCGGCGCCGATCAAGCCCACCGCGGTACCGCTTCAGTAG
- a CDS encoding LLM class F420-dependent oxidoreductase: MRFAFKTSPQNTTWAQMLAVWQAADDIDVYESGWTFDHFYPIFSDSSGPCLEGWTTLTALAQATTRLRLGTLVTGIHYRHPAVLANMAAALDIISNGRLELGIGAGWNEEESGAYGIELGSMKERFDRFEEACEVLTSLLTTDCSDFQGRFYQLKGARNEPKGPQRPHPPICIGGSGEKRTLRITARYAQHWNFVGGPPDVFAHKRDVLAAHCADIGRDPKEITLSANLRLEPDLDYGKVVADAAGLAAEGLDLGIVYLPPPHDPAVLEPLAEAIRDSGLLDG; the protein is encoded by the coding sequence ATGCGATTCGCCTTCAAGACTTCTCCGCAGAACACCACCTGGGCCCAGATGCTGGCCGTCTGGCAGGCCGCAGACGACATCGACGTCTACGAATCCGGGTGGACCTTCGACCACTTCTACCCGATCTTCTCCGACAGCAGCGGGCCCTGTCTGGAGGGGTGGACGACGCTGACGGCGCTGGCACAGGCCACCACGCGATTGCGGCTGGGCACCCTGGTCACCGGGATCCACTACCGCCACCCCGCGGTGCTGGCCAACATGGCGGCCGCCCTCGACATCATCTCCAACGGGCGCCTCGAGCTGGGGATCGGCGCCGGCTGGAACGAGGAGGAATCCGGCGCCTACGGCATCGAGCTGGGCAGCATGAAGGAACGCTTCGACCGCTTCGAGGAAGCCTGCGAGGTGTTGACCAGCCTTTTGACCACGGACTGCTCCGATTTTCAAGGCAGGTTCTATCAGCTCAAGGGTGCCCGCAACGAGCCCAAGGGGCCGCAGCGTCCGCACCCCCCGATCTGCATCGGCGGCAGCGGCGAGAAGCGCACGCTGCGGATCACCGCCCGCTACGCCCAGCACTGGAACTTCGTCGGCGGCCCGCCCGACGTTTTCGCCCACAAGCGTGACGTCCTCGCCGCACACTGCGCGGACATCGGCCGCGATCCGAAGGAGATCACCCTCTCGGCGAACCTGCGCCTCGAGCCGGACCTCGACTACGGGAAGGTCGTCGCGGACGCCGCCGGACTCGCCGCCGAAGGGCTCGACCTCGGGATCGTCTACCTACCCCCGCCACACGACCCCGCCGTGCTGGAACCGCTCGCCGAGGCGATCCGCGATTCGGGATTACTCGACGGATAG
- a CDS encoding PHP domain-containing protein, with amino-acid sequence MDPVAALRQIAYYKDRSRHDPRRVMAYRNAADIIEGLDDAARERHGQANSWQSLPGIGPKTAKVIDQAWSGREPDLLVELRSTAEDLGGGDIRAALRGDLHLHSNWSDGSAPIEEMMAAAAALGHEYCALTDHSPRLTIANGLSPERLRKQLDVIDRLQETFAPMRILTGIEVDILDDGSLDQEPELLERLDVVVASVHSKLSMDSAAMTRRMLRAVENPHADVLGHCTGRLVSGNRGIRPESKFDAEAVFTACRESGTAVEINSRPERRDPPTRLLNLALEIGCVFSIDTDAHAPGQLDFLGYGAQRALDAGVPPDRIVNTWPADRLLEWTGSN; translated from the coding sequence ATGGATCCGGTAGCGGCCCTGCGGCAGATCGCCTACTACAAGGACCGGAGCCGTCACGACCCGAGACGCGTGATGGCCTACCGCAACGCGGCCGACATCATCGAGGGCCTCGACGACGCGGCGCGCGAACGCCACGGCCAGGCCAACAGCTGGCAGTCGCTGCCGGGAATCGGCCCCAAAACCGCCAAGGTCATCGACCAGGCGTGGTCCGGCCGAGAACCCGACCTGCTGGTCGAATTGCGTTCCACCGCAGAAGATCTCGGTGGCGGTGACATTCGTGCCGCGCTGCGCGGCGACCTGCACCTGCACTCCAACTGGTCGGACGGCTCCGCTCCGATCGAGGAGATGATGGCCGCGGCGGCGGCGCTGGGCCACGAATACTGCGCGCTGACCGACCATTCGCCGCGGCTGACCATCGCCAACGGCCTGTCGCCGGAGCGGTTACGCAAGCAGCTCGACGTGATCGACCGGCTGCAGGAGACGTTCGCGCCCATGCGCATCCTCACCGGGATCGAGGTCGACATCCTCGACGACGGCAGCCTGGACCAGGAACCCGAACTGCTGGAACGCCTCGACGTCGTGGTGGCCAGCGTGCACTCCAAGTTATCGATGGATTCCGCCGCGATGACCCGGCGCATGCTGCGCGCGGTCGAAAACCCGCACGCCGACGTGCTCGGCCACTGCACTGGCCGGCTGGTGTCCGGCAACCGCGGCATCCGGCCGGAATCCAAGTTCGACGCCGAGGCGGTGTTCACGGCGTGCCGCGAGTCCGGCACCGCGGTGGAGATCAACTCCCGGCCGGAGCGGCGCGACCCGCCGACCCGCCTGCTCAACCTGGCGCTGGAGATCGGTTGCGTGTTCAGCATCGACACCGATGCCCACGCCCCGGGCCAGCTGGACTTCCTCGGTTACGGCGCGCAGCGCGCCCTGGACGCGGGCGTTCCCCCCGACCGGATCGTGAACACCTGGCCGGCCGACCGGCTGCTGGAGTGGACCGGGTCGAACTGA
- a CDS encoding SpoIIAA family protein produces MLKELASVPAGIQALEAVGTVTTQDYDRVFAPLVDRVRRTKGRMRLLYQFGPGFERITPGALWADTRLGVGYLAALDGCAVVSDIEWIRAPARGIGAWMPCPLRVYGNAERDDAVAWLASLPRGAEVSKRGMAKAFIGGTLAAVGSLAGLVISAGTNGGHGSR; encoded by the coding sequence GTGCTGAAAGAACTGGCGAGCGTGCCCGCAGGAATTCAGGCCCTGGAGGCGGTTGGGACGGTGACGACGCAGGATTACGACCGGGTGTTTGCGCCGCTGGTCGATCGGGTGCGCCGAACGAAGGGACGGATGCGGCTGCTCTACCAATTCGGCCCGGGCTTCGAGCGGATCACGCCGGGCGCATTGTGGGCGGACACCCGACTTGGGGTGGGCTACCTGGCCGCGCTCGATGGGTGTGCTGTCGTGAGCGACATCGAGTGGATTCGGGCGCCCGCGCGCGGCATCGGTGCGTGGATGCCGTGCCCGCTGCGGGTGTATGGCAACGCCGAGCGCGACGACGCGGTCGCCTGGCTGGCCTCGCTGCCCCGCGGCGCCGAGGTGTCGAAGCGGGGCATGGCCAAGGCCTTCATCGGTGGCACCCTCGCTGCGGTGGGAAGCCTTGCGGGACTGGTCATTTCCGCGGGCACCAACGGCGGTCACGGGAGTCGTTGA
- a CDS encoding YoaK family protein yields MPPHQSRDTGLPREGLLLGYSALLALSAGFVNAVALLILAVPVGNLTGITTQLGMHTANPWLYEGHVLGAIFLGFLMGAAIAGAILAPTDALAGPRHAAVLYLEAGLLVLAAAGGAETVVRAQINALGVEQTAVQALFAAAALGLQNGMTSSFRGMAIRTTHFTGTITDLGLILGRSRIHGIKNWKTAILAATLVLFLGGGVAGIMFGAQLGGYALLIPAAICATVGAANLLQGTVRSAAPVPERAERVRV; encoded by the coding sequence ATGCCGCCGCACCAATCCCGCGACACCGGCCTGCCCCGCGAAGGTCTCCTGCTCGGTTACAGCGCGTTACTCGCCTTATCCGCGGGCTTCGTCAATGCCGTGGCGCTGCTGATCTTGGCGGTGCCCGTCGGCAATCTGACCGGGATCACCACCCAGCTGGGCATGCACACGGCCAACCCATGGCTGTACGAAGGCCACGTGCTCGGCGCAATCTTTCTGGGCTTCCTGATGGGAGCGGCCATAGCCGGGGCGATCCTCGCACCCACCGATGCCCTTGCGGGCCCACGCCACGCCGCCGTGCTGTACCTCGAGGCAGGCTTGCTCGTGCTCGCCGCGGCCGGGGGAGCGGAGACCGTCGTCAGGGCACAGATCAATGCCCTGGGCGTCGAGCAGACCGCGGTGCAGGCGCTGTTCGCCGCCGCGGCGCTCGGCCTGCAAAACGGGATGACATCGAGCTTTCGCGGGATGGCGATCCGCACCACGCACTTCACCGGAACCATCACCGACCTCGGGCTGATCCTCGGCCGCAGCCGGATACACGGCATCAAGAACTGGAAAACGGCGATACTGGCCGCCACCCTGGTGTTATTCCTCGGCGGCGGCGTGGCCGGGATCATGTTCGGGGCTCAGTTGGGGGGTTACGCGCTGCTCATCCCGGCCGCGATCTGCGCGACCGTCGGCGCCGCAAACCTGCTGCAGGGCACCGTCCGCAGCGCCGCACCGGTTCCCGAGCGCGCCGAACGGGTGCGGGTCTGA
- the dinB gene encoding DNA polymerase IV: MFVRCDPSILHADLDSFYASVEQRDDPALRGRPVIVGGGVVLAASYEAKAYGVRTAMGGAQARRLCPAAVVVPPRMSAYSRASDAVFEVFRDCTPIVEALSVDEAFLDVGGLRRVSGTPVAIAERLRADVRERVGLPITVGIARTKFLAKVASQEAKPDGLLLVPPDQELTFLRPLPVRRLWGVGAVTAEKLHAHGIVTVADVAELSESALGSMVGGAMGRQLYALSRNIDRRRVTAGVGRRSVGAQRALGRSGNAMSPNEIDAVVVNLIDRITGRMRAAGRTGRTVVLRLRFDDFTRATRSHTLPWATSATAPILAAARRLVAGAAPLIAQRGLTLVGFAVSGIDRSGAQQLMLPFGEASRRAAGDDIDAAIDRVRRRYGKSALTPAVLLGRDPGFEMPHLPD; this comes from the coding sequence ATGTTCGTGCGGTGTGACCCGTCCATTCTGCACGCGGACCTGGATTCCTTCTACGCGTCCGTCGAACAGCGCGACGACCCGGCCCTGCGCGGGCGCCCGGTGATCGTCGGCGGCGGCGTGGTGCTGGCCGCGAGCTACGAGGCCAAGGCCTACGGCGTGCGCACGGCCATGGGCGGGGCGCAGGCGCGGCGGTTGTGCCCCGCCGCCGTGGTGGTGCCGCCGCGGATGAGCGCCTACAGCCGCGCCAGCGACGCCGTCTTCGAGGTATTCCGTGATTGCACCCCGATCGTGGAAGCGCTGTCGGTCGACGAGGCCTTCCTCGACGTCGGCGGGCTGCGCCGGGTCAGCGGCACGCCGGTGGCGATCGCCGAGCGGTTGCGCGCCGACGTGCGCGAGCGGGTCGGGCTGCCGATCACCGTCGGGATCGCCCGGACCAAGTTCCTTGCCAAGGTCGCCAGCCAGGAGGCCAAGCCCGACGGGCTGCTGCTGGTGCCCCCCGATCAGGAGTTGACGTTTTTGCGGCCGCTGCCGGTGCGCCGGCTGTGGGGCGTGGGCGCGGTGACCGCCGAGAAGCTGCATGCGCACGGCATCGTCACCGTGGCCGACGTCGCCGAGCTCAGCGAGTCGGCGCTGGGCTCGATGGTCGGTGGCGCGATGGGTCGTCAGCTCTATGCGCTGTCGCGCAACATCGACCGCCGGCGGGTCACCGCCGGCGTTGGTCGCCGCTCCGTCGGGGCGCAGCGAGCGCTGGGCCGCTCCGGTAATGCCATGTCGCCTAACGAGATCGACGCCGTGGTGGTGAACTTGATCGACCGCATCACCGGCCGCATGCGCGCCGCCGGGCGCACCGGCCGCACGGTGGTGCTGCGGCTGCGCTTCGACGACTTCACCAGGGCCACGCGCTCGCACACCCTGCCGTGGGCCACGTCGGCCACGGCGCCCATCCTGGCCGCCGCGCGGCGCCTGGTCGCGGGCGCGGCGCCGCTGATCGCGCAGCGCGGCCTGACGCTGGTCGGGTTCGCGGTGTCGGGCATCGACCGCAGCGGCGCCCAGCAGCTGATGCTGCCGTTCGGCGAAGCGAGCCGGCGCGCTGCCGGCGACGACATCGACGCCGCCATCGACCGGGTGCGCCGGCGCTATGGCAAGTCGGCGCTCACCCCCGCGGTGCTATTGGGGCGCGATCCGGGCTTCGAGATGCCGCACCTGCCCGACTGA
- a CDS encoding TetR/AcrR family transcriptional regulator — MTTVGSARTHRGRRSARPSGDDRELAILTTAERLLQERPLADISVDDLAKGAGLSRPTFYFYFPSKDAVLFTLFERVIMEADSALESLVASPPADLKALWRIGINVFVETFGTHRAVSLAADAARTNKDVGELWSRFMQKWVDHITTVIEAERARGAAPVTLPARNLSAALNLLNEKVMLSAFAGGRPSVPSEQLLDTLVHIWVSSVYGEAC; from the coding sequence GTGACTACCGTCGGTTCCGCCCGCACCCACCGGGGCAGGCGCTCGGCGCGCCCGTCCGGCGACGACCGCGAACTGGCCATTTTGACCACCGCCGAACGGTTGCTGCAGGAACGCCCACTCGCCGACATCTCCGTCGACGACCTCGCCAAGGGGGCCGGGCTGTCCCGGCCGACGTTCTACTTCTATTTCCCGTCCAAGGACGCGGTGCTGTTCACCCTGTTCGAGCGGGTGATCATGGAGGCAGACTCCGCGCTGGAGTCGCTGGTCGCCAGCCCGCCCGCCGACCTGAAAGCGTTGTGGCGCATCGGGATCAACGTGTTTGTCGAGACCTTCGGCACGCATCGCGCGGTGTCGCTGGCCGCCGATGCCGCGCGCACCAACAAGGACGTCGGCGAGCTGTGGTCACGCTTCATGCAGAAATGGGTCGACCACATCACCACCGTGATCGAAGCCGAGCGCGCGCGCGGCGCCGCGCCGGTGACACTGCCGGCGCGCAACCTGTCCGCGGCACTGAACCTGCTCAACGAAAAGGTCATGCTCAGCGCGTTCGCCGGCGGGCGACCGTCGGTGCCCAGCGAGCAACTGCTCGACACGCTGGTGCACATCTGGGTCAGCAGCGTGTACGGCGAGGCCTGCTGA
- a CDS encoding flavin-containing monooxygenase, with product MTEHLDVLIVGAGISGVSAAWHLQERCPTKSYAILERRADLGGTWDLFKYPGIRSDSDMFTLGFRFKPWRSAKSIADGASIKAYIREAAVENRIEPHIRYNHRVVAADWSDVDNRWTLTVENDGRTSEMTCSLLFACTGYYNYDEGFSPTFEGSDDFGGTIVHPQHWPEDLDYAGKRIVVIGSGATAITLIPALVNSGAGHVTMLQRSPTYIGSLPGVDPFAEKANRLLPERLAHMANRWKAIAFSTFQYQLSRKAPAYMRKTLMTMAQRRLPQGYDVEKHFGPRYNVWDERLCLAPDGDFFRTIRHGKADVVTDTIDRFTKTGIKLTSGEELAADIIITATGLNMQLLGGVKPTRNGEDIDLTSLMTYKGLMFSGVPNFAITFGYTNASWTLKADLVSEFVCRLLNYMDAKGFDFVEPQHPGNDVDELPFMDFTPGYFRRSMHLLPKSGSRAPWRLKQNYFFDMRTIRRGKVDDEGLKFAKKPAPVAV from the coding sequence ATGACTGAGCACCTTGACGTCCTCATCGTGGGCGCCGGCATCTCCGGTGTGAGCGCGGCCTGGCACCTGCAGGAACGCTGCCCGACCAAGAGCTACGCCATCCTCGAGCGCCGCGCCGACCTCGGCGGCACCTGGGACCTCTTCAAGTACCCGGGCATCCGATCGGACTCGGACATGTTCACCCTCGGCTTCCGGTTCAAGCCCTGGCGTTCGGCGAAGTCGATCGCCGACGGCGCGTCGATCAAGGCCTACATCAGGGAGGCCGCGGTCGAGAACCGGATCGAGCCGCACATCCGCTACAACCACCGGGTGGTGGCCGCCGACTGGTCCGACGTCGACAACCGCTGGACGCTGACGGTCGAGAACGACGGCCGCACCAGCGAGATGACCTGTTCGTTGCTGTTCGCCTGCACCGGCTACTACAACTACGACGAGGGGTTCTCGCCCACCTTCGAAGGCTCCGACGACTTCGGGGGCACCATCGTGCATCCGCAGCACTGGCCGGAGGACCTCGACTACGCGGGCAAGCGGATCGTCGTCATCGGATCCGGCGCGACCGCGATCACCCTGATCCCCGCCCTGGTGAACTCCGGTGCCGGTCACGTCACGATGCTGCAGCGCTCGCCGACCTACATCGGGTCGCTGCCCGGCGTCGACCCCTTCGCCGAGAAGGCCAACCGGCTGCTGCCCGAGCGCCTCGCGCACATGGCCAACCGCTGGAAAGCCATCGCGTTCAGCACTTTCCAGTACCAGCTGTCCCGCAAGGCCCCGGCCTACATGCGCAAGACGTTGATGACGATGGCGCAGCGACGGCTGCCGCAGGGCTACGACGTCGAGAAGCACTTCGGGCCGCGCTATAACGTCTGGGACGAGCGGCTGTGCCTGGCGCCGGACGGCGACTTCTTCCGGACCATCCGGCACGGCAAGGCCGACGTCGTCACCGACACGATCGACCGGTTCACCAAGACCGGCATCAAGCTCACCTCGGGTGAGGAGTTGGCGGCCGACATCATCATCACCGCAACGGGATTGAACATGCAGTTGCTGGGCGGGGTGAAGCCGACCCGCAACGGCGAGGACATCGACCTGACCTCGCTGATGACCTACAAGGGCCTGATGTTCTCCGGCGTGCCGAACTTCGCCATCACCTTCGGCTACACCAACGCGTCCTGGACGCTGAAGGCCGACCTGGTCTCCGAATTCGTCTGCCGACTGCTGAACTACATGGACGCCAAGGGTTTTGACTTCGTGGAGCCGCAGCATCCGGGCAACGACGTGGACGAGTTGCCGTTCATGGACTTCACTCCCGGCTACTTCCGGCGGTCGATGCACCTGCTGCCCAAGTCGGGATCGCGGGCGCCGTGGCGGCTCAAGCAGAACTACTTCTTCGACATGCGCACGATCCGGCGCGGCAAGGTCGACGACGAGGGCTTGAAGTTCGCGAAAAAGCCTGCGCCGGTGGCGGTTTAG
- the rraA gene encoding ribonuclease E activity regulator RraA — protein sequence MTVPFRPTADLVDSIGPDVRSCDTQFRQLGGRAEFAGPISTVRCFQDNALLKSVLSEPGDGGILVIDGAGSLHTALVGDVIAELARSNGWAGLIINGAVRDSAALRGMNIGIKALGTNPRKSTKTGAGERDVEITLGGVTFVPGEIAYSDDDGIVVVATDS from the coding sequence GTGACGGTGCCATTCCGGCCGACCGCCGACCTGGTCGACAGCATCGGCCCCGACGTGCGCAGCTGCGACACCCAATTCCGCCAGCTCGGCGGGCGCGCCGAGTTCGCCGGCCCGATCAGTACCGTGCGCTGCTTTCAGGACAATGCGCTGCTGAAGTCGGTGCTCTCGGAGCCCGGTGACGGCGGGATATTGGTGATCGACGGCGCCGGCTCGCTGCACACCGCGCTGGTGGGCGACGTCATCGCCGAGCTCGCGCGGTCCAACGGCTGGGCCGGGCTCATCATCAACGGCGCGGTGCGGGACTCCGCCGCGTTGCGGGGCATGAACATCGGCATCAAGGCGCTGGGCACCAATCCGCGCAAGAGCACCAAGACCGGCGCCGGCGAACGCGATGTCGAAATCACCCTGGGCGGTGTGACGTTCGTGCCCGGTGAGATCGCCTACAGCGACGACGACGGGATCGTCGTCGTCGCCACAGACTCCTAA
- a CDS encoding Rv3852 family protein, with protein sequence MADPQDPTNSAPDGAGTPPEKKPPAKAAKKTAKAPAKKAPAKKAPAKKAPAKKAPAKKAPAKNAEPAPPGPPEPPAGVQQRAETNGDLTAAAKDAAAQAKSTVEAANNPVSPAVPGPAVGQSPVPLIVAVAVSLLAILLIRQLRRR encoded by the coding sequence ATGGCAGACCCGCAGGACCCCACCAACAGCGCGCCCGACGGCGCCGGCACTCCGCCGGAGAAGAAACCGCCCGCCAAGGCGGCGAAAAAGACCGCGAAGGCGCCCGCCAAGAAGGCACCTGCGAAGAAGGCGCCCGCCAAAAAGGCGCCCGCCAAGAAAGCGCCCGCGAAGAAGGCGCCGGCCAAGAACGCCGAACCCGCACCCCCGGGGCCACCCGAGCCGCCGGCCGGCGTGCAGCAGCGGGCCGAAACCAATGGCGACCTCACGGCCGCCGCCAAAGACGCTGCCGCACAGGCGAAGTCCACCGTGGAAGCCGCCAACAACCCGGTCTCTCCCGCCGTCCCGGGCCCCGCGGTGGGCCAATCCCCGGTGCCGCTGATCGTCGCCGTGGCCGTCAGCCTGCTGGCCATCCTGCTCATCCGCCAGCTGCGCCGTCGCTGA
- a CDS encoding copper resistance CopC family protein: MKRLAFGACVSAMFAMATLTAPVSSAHATRIATDPAANAVLASGPQRVSATFNEQLQTTFAAMTVVGPDGNVWSAGEPTVAGAMVSIALRPLGPSGTYTVNYRVTSADGHVVSGSWSFQLTVSGTGTPGPPVAGGGGGGGDVPVWPFVAAALALVAGGAWWAVRHRR, from the coding sequence GTGAAACGGCTGGCGTTCGGCGCGTGCGTGAGCGCCATGTTCGCGATGGCCACGCTCACCGCGCCGGTGTCGTCGGCGCACGCCACGCGGATCGCCACCGACCCCGCGGCCAACGCGGTGCTGGCCTCCGGCCCGCAGCGGGTCAGCGCGACCTTCAACGAGCAGTTGCAGACCACGTTCGCCGCGATGACGGTGGTCGGCCCGGACGGCAACGTGTGGTCCGCCGGCGAGCCCACCGTGGCCGGCGCGATGGTCAGCATCGCCCTGCGTCCACTGGGACCGTCCGGCACGTACACGGTGAACTACCGGGTGACCTCCGCGGACGGCCACGTGGTGTCCGGGTCCTGGTCGTTCCAGCTCACGGTGTCCGGCACCGGCACGCCCGGGCCACCGGTTGCCGGCGGCGGGGGCGGCGGCGGTGACGTCCCCGTCTGGCCGTTCGTGGCGGCCGCGTTGGCGCTCGTCGCGGGCGGCGCCTGGTGGGCGGTGCGGCACAGGCGGTGA
- a CDS encoding YcnI family copper-binding membrane protein — protein sequence MSIHGRWIPRILFAAGAVVVLALGSALQSPTASAHVHASSDNPVRGAMALVTFQVPNESNVGAATTALTVALPGVASARTESMPGWTARLDRDAASGAVRSVTWTAAPGGGIAADQFALFRLSVKLPDTDTVSFPATQSYADGTVVKWDQAPLPDGGEPEHPAPMLTLATGPAGSHHHHGTPDQATEPARPHAADNTARLLGGAALVVAALGVAIALIRRRP from the coding sequence ATGTCAATCCACGGCAGGTGGATCCCGCGCATCCTGTTCGCGGCCGGCGCGGTCGTCGTCCTGGCCCTCGGGTCGGCGCTGCAGTCGCCGACGGCGTCGGCGCACGTCCACGCCAGCAGCGACAATCCGGTGCGCGGCGCCATGGCCCTGGTCACCTTCCAGGTGCCCAACGAATCGAACGTCGGGGCCGCCACCACCGCCTTGACCGTCGCCCTGCCCGGCGTCGCCTCGGCGCGCACCGAAAGCATGCCGGGCTGGACGGCCAGGCTCGACCGCGACGCGGCGTCCGGTGCCGTCCGCTCGGTGACATGGACGGCCGCCCCCGGCGGGGGGATCGCCGCTGACCAATTCGCGCTGTTCCGGTTATCCGTGAAGTTGCCCGACACCGACACCGTCAGCTTCCCGGCCACGCAGTCCTACGCCGACGGGACCGTCGTGAAGTGGGATCAGGCGCCGCTGCCCGACGGCGGCGAGCCCGAACACCCGGCGCCCATGCTCACCCTTGCCACCGGGCCGGCGGGGTCACACCACCACCATGGGACGCCCGACCAAGCGACCGAACCGGCGCGGCCCCACGCGGCCGACAACACCGCGCGATTGTTGGGCGGCGCCGCTCTGGTGGTCGCCGCGCTGGGCGTCGCGATCGCGTTGATCCGCCGCCGCCCGTGA